Genomic DNA from Desulfurivibrio alkaliphilus AHT 2:
GGTCATCGGCCAGCATGGGGAGGCGGAAATAGCGGCTTCTCTTGCCTTCGCTGCCGGCCACCATGGCCCGGGCGGTCAGTTCCACCCGGATCCAGTGACCCAGTTCCCGGAAATAACGGATATCAAAATGGCCAAAGCCGTCATCGCCGGTGATAACCTCGACGGTGGTGGCGGTGCCCGCTTCGTTGGACAGGGTTACCACGTTGCCGGGGGTCAGGTTGCCACTGTTGTTCTGGTCTTCCCCGGCGTCCTCAATACCGTCCCTGTTTACATCTTCATTTTCGCAAATAGCGGTGGTGGTTGGCACCCAGTAACTCCCACCCCAGGTGTAAAAACCCTTGTAATAATGGGTGGGCCAGATACTGAGGGTCACCTTGGCTCCAGCTACGGGACCGCCGGCTGAGTCAGTTACCAGCACTCCGTAAGGCAGGGCATAGGAAAGCTCGCCATATTCACCGATCACGTTGCTGGTGCCTAAGGTAATAAACAGAGGCGCGCCGCCGACCGTGACAGTAACGGTTTTGTTAACCGCTGGGGCATCGGATACTTGGGCGGTGATCTCCACGGCTTCGTCCAGGGCGCTGGAGGAATCGCCAGCATAGTAAGTGGTTCTTGCCCGGCCGTAGCGGTCGGTGATCGCTGAGATGGGGTCGATTACACCGCTGGTGTTATCGGCCAAGCTAAATTTCACGGTCTTGTTTTTAACCAGGTTGTTTAACGGGTCACGGACGGTGGCGACAATTTCACTTTGCTCCCCCGGGGCGATGATGGCTGGATCGGCCTGCAGGGTCATGGAGTCGGCGACGGTGGCGACAAACAGCACTTCGGTGGTCGCCTGCTGCGTTTGATGCTCAGCTGAGATTTTGGCCAGGCCAGCGCCGTCGGCGCCGGTGGCGGTAAGGTTGACCGTGGCTTTGCCTTCGGCATCGGTCGTGGCGGTGGGCGGCAAAAGAGAGCCACGCGCACTGTGAAAATTGATCTCTTCGCCTGCCACGGGAGCACCGGAATGGGTCCACTGGAGTGTTACCTCGTAGGTTTCGTCCAGTTCCAGTTCCGGCCATTCTTCGCCGTCGGCTGCGGTGGGTGCAATAAACACAAAGATGTCCGGCGTAACCTGAAAGGTGTGGGTAACGGCAGTACCAGCACCGCTGATGGTAATGGTGTCCTCTACATCGTTGGTTACTGTTATGGCGATGGTGGTTCGGCCGCTGGCGTTGGTAGGGGCGATTTCTGCAATATCGTTTTCCGCCGCCGATTCAGCGGCCAGGGTAATGCCTTGAATTCCGGCTCCGGCTGAGTCCCGCAGGGCCACCTCCAGTTGGATGGTGCTGTTATGGGTGGCGGTACCAGGAGCGGTGAGCAGAGTGATCTCGGTGCCGGTGACCATCACGCTGACCGTGTCACTTACGGTCCCGGCGCGGGCCCTGACCTGAATTTCTCGGTTGCTCTTGTCGCCGGGGGTGGAAAGAAGGGCCTGGGCCCGGCCGGCCTCATCGGTGGTGGCGTTGACCACCGCCAGGCTGCCGCTGTAGCCATCGACAATGGAAAAACTGACGGTAACCCCTTGCATCAGCACGTTGCCGGTATCATAAACGATGGCGTCCAGGGTTACCGGCTGGGTACTGGCGGAAGGCAGCTCCGGGCTGCTGGCCAGCAGGGTAATGCTGCCGACATCGGCAAATTCACCATTGTCGATGTCGTTGTCGTCGTCGTTCTTGTTTTCCGCGCAGGCGCTGAAGATGAACAGAAGCAGGAGCAGCAGGACTCCGTAACCAGCTGTTTTTGCCATGTTAAGCATTGATGAACCCCTCCGTCATCAAATAATGGTGGGCTGCAGCAGGATGACCAGTTCCCGTTTACGGGAGGTCTTGGTTTCGTGGCTGAACAGCTTTCCTAAAATGGGGATGTTGCCCAGAATCGGCACCCGGTGGCTGGTGCTATCCTGCACATTGTCGATCAAGCCGCCGATCATCAGGGTGTCGCCGTCCCGTACCTTGACCACGCTGTTGAGTTCGCGGATGTTGATCTGGGGCAACTGGACGGTCATGCCCTGAAAGGTCCGCTCCTGCATGGGTTGGGTAAGGCTGGAGGTAACCGGGGTCAGGCTCAGGACGATCTCGTTCTGATCGGTGATGGTAGGCAGCACCGCCAGACCCAGGCCGGACATCACGGTGTCGGTGGTCACGCTGGTGGAGATGCCGCCGCCGGTGTCGGTGGTGGTTTCTACCTGGGAGATGTAGCGGAAGGTTTCACCCACCGTGATCAGGGCCGGTTGACCGTTCATCACGCTGATCTTGGGGTTGGCCAAAACATCGGCGGCGCCCTGGGTCTCAATGGCATCAAGCAGCACCTGGAAGGGGTTGGGACCGATGGTGGCCTGGGTTACCCCGCCGCCGGCGGCGTCCCAAGGATAGATAATCCCCTCGGGGCCGAACAGCTCAAAGTTGAGGTGCTTGCCGCTTAATACCCCGCGCCAGTCGATACCGCTTTTGTGCTGCTCATCCAGGTTGACCTCGACGATCTTGGCCTCGATGGAGATCTGGCGGAACAAACGGGATTTCAGGTTATCCAGGTATTCCTCGATCTTGTTGACCAGGGGCCGGGGGGCGTTAACGGTGATCAGCCCGATGGGCTTGTCGATGGCGTAATAGCCTTTGGCCCCTTTGACATCACGACGGCGGGTGGTGGTGACCTCGCCGTTGGTGCCCGGGGCCGGGGTGGTCTGCACGGTTTCATCCCAGATCTCCAGGATCTGGTCCAGGTTTTTGCGAATATTTTCCCAGATATCGAACTCATTGCCGTCGCTGGTAAGCTGAATGTTGCCCACCAGGGCGCCACTGCCGCCGCCTATGCCGCCGGCACCCAGTACATCGCCGCCTACACCGGTACTGTAGGTGGAGCGCATGAAGGGCATGGCCACGTGGAAGGCCCGGGTTTCCTGGTACCTGACCACGATGGTGTTGTTGTCCACCTCGTGGAAGTAGTCGACCTGGCGCAGGAGGTTATTGATGGCCTGGTAAAAATCATCATTGGCCCGGATATCCACATCCACCGGCACATGCTGATCAACATCGCTGGCCCAGCTGATGTTCATTCCCCTAAGGCCGGCCAGTTTACGCAAAATCTCCCGCAACGGCACCGGGCCGACGCTGGAAGAGATATCGGCTCCCACCGGCACCCGGACTTCCGGTTCATCCTCGACGCCAAGCTGCAGTCTGGCGTCCTGGGTACGGAAGGCATAGGCCGGGCGCTGGTAGCGTGCCGGCAGTTGGTCGGTGGTCTCCTGTTCCACGGTGGGGGCCAGTGGGGCGGCATCCCGTTCCGAGGGATCGGAGGCAACGGGGGAGCAAGCGGCCAGACCCAGGGTCAGGGCGATAATTCCCAGTATGGTCGGCATAATTTTCAGTGCTCGCATGGTCTTTCTCCTCTACTCTCCTGTGTCGGCGATTCGGCTCCGGATAAAACGCTGCAGGTCCTGCGGCAGCTCAAATCCGGAATGCAGAATAGCGCGGTATTGCTCTCGGGCCTGCTGTACGGCGCCGGTACGGTCAAAAAGTCGGGCTTTGGCGATCATGGTGTCCAGGTCGTCACCAAACAGCTGCTTGTAGCGTTGCAGCAGGGCCAGGGCCCCATTGGGGCTGTCATGCTCCTCGGCAAAGGCGGCATAGCTGATCAAGGCCTCGGCCGACGGCTGGGGCTGGCTGATGGACTGGTCGAAGAACTCCTTGGCGTCGGCGCCGCGCTGCATATTGGCGGCGGCAATGGCCGCCACCAGGGCGGCCCGGTCGTTGGTCTCGTCGTGGCGCAGGGCCATGCGGGCAAAATGCAGGGACCGGGCATTGTTGCCAAGCTTAACCAGGTAGATGGTGGCGATACGCTCCGCCAGGAGCGAGTTCTCCGGCCACAGCTCCAGGGCCGTTTCGTAGACGGTCAACGCTCCGTCATGGTTGCCGGTTTCGTCCAGTTCGGTGGCCTGGCGGATCAATCGGCGTGCCCGGATCTGCTCCGGTGGCAGCTCGATGCGCTGCTGCACGGTGATCTGCGGGGCGGCTCGAACCTGCAACTGTTGCGGGGCCACGGTGTCATCTTCTCTTTCCGGCCAGACAAATTCTTTGGCCCGGGGGGAGATGACGATGGTGTTGTGGCGTTCTTCCTTTTGCAGATCCTTGAGGTTGAGGATGATGTTCAAGGCAAAATCCCATGGCACATCCTTCAGGGTCAGGGTGAGTTGACCGCGAACGGCTTCGTCCACCACCACATTGCGCCCGGTGGCCTGGGCAAAAAAGCGAAAGACGTTATGCAGGTCGGTCTTGAAAAATTCCACATTGACCCGCATCTGTTCATCATCGGGTTCCGGCGCCAGCACCGGCGGCTCCTCCATCGCTACCCCGATGGCGAGGTCGGCCAGGTCATAAGCCGGGGTTTCCGGCTTTGGCTCCACCCGTGGCCGGGTATGAAACTCCAGGGATGGAATTCTGGGCACCACCGGCTCGGCGGTCTCCAGCGGCGGTTGCGCCTTTTTAAGATCGGCCAGGATGGCGGCGGCAGGATCATCGGGCTTGGGCGCCGGAGGTTGCTTGATCTTGGGCGCGGGGATGGTCTTGCTGATCTCTTCTTCCACGGCCGGGGCCGGTTTGGCCTTGCCGGCGGTCATCACCCGCGGCGGGGTGGCCAGGGTCAGCAGAATGTCATGATGGTCGGCGGTGGTACGGTAATCCAGGGTGCTGGAAAGAATGGCCTCCAGACGGATGATGTTCTGCGGCTCCAGGGAACGGCGGCGCAGTTCCTGCAGTTCACCCTGCGGCAAACCGGGCGGGGTGACCAGGCCCTCGGCCCAGTCGGCATCGGCGATATCAATCACCACCCGGGGCGGGTCAAAGAGCAGGTAGCTGGTAAAGGTCGGCGCCGAACTGCCGGAGATTCGCAACATGATGGCGTCGTCTTTTGGTTCCAGGGTGATGGCGTCAACCACATAACCGGCGGTCGCGGCGGTGGCACCAGCCTGGTGGCCGCCCAGCAGCCCGCCGAGCAGCAGCACCAGCACGATCGCCTTGATATGTCGGGGGATGGGTGTCATCACGGTCAATCTCCCTCTTGGGTTAAAAACATTTCAATGGTGCGGTATTCCGTTTCGCCCGTTGGGGTCACCGTGGGCTCTTTGATAATGACCCGACCCGGGGTGATGCTCTCCACCCGGCCCTGGCGGCCGATTAAGTCACCGGGGCGGATGAAATAGCCGCGGCCGGTGGAGTCCTCGGCCATGGCCATGGTCTCCCGGTCGCTGACGATGATGGCGGTCAGGGTCAATTGCCCGGGTTCAAACCGGCGCAGGCCGGTAAGTACCTCCTCCTCTCTTTCTGCTACGTCAACGTCCGGCGAGGGAGCGGGGGCGGCCTCCACGAAGGGCATAAAGGGGTCGGGGCGGCCGACCAGGCGGTAAACAAAGTCGGCCTGAGGCGAAAGCTGTAACTCCGGGGTGTCGGCCAGCGACGGCGGGGCCGGTACCTCCAGGATGACTTCCGGGGACACTTGGTCGGCTGCAGGCGCCTCTTCTCCGGTGGCCCATTGCGGGCCGGCAAGGCCAAAAGCCATGGCCAGGGTGCCGATGCGTATGGTTTTGCTTGCCGAATAACGCATGATTTCCTATCGCCTCCGCGAGCGGGCCGGTGGGGGCGGCGCCGTTTCCGGTTCGATGAAGCGGTAAGTCAGCAAAGTGATGTTGGTGGTCAGGTACATCCGGTTCCCGGTGCGGGTCGGTGAACTCATATTGATGTCCTGCACCGTGACAATCCGGGGCAGTTTGCTGATGCGGTCAAGAAAGGTGCCGACGTTATGGTATGGTCCCCGGACCGAGATACTGAGGGGGATTTCGGCGTAAAACTGGTGTCGCACCTCACTCTGGGGGCGGAACAGCAGAAAATCCAGGCCGGAGTGGGTACCCAGGTTGGAGATGCTGGTCAGCAGCAGGGGAATCTCTTTTTCTTCGGGTAGCAGTAGGGATAGTTCTTCCAGTCGCAGTTCCACCTGCCGGGTGTCTTCCCGATGCTGGTCAATTTCCCTTGCTACCCGGGCAAGACGTGTGATCTCGCTTTCCAGGTTTTGGATGCGGTTGCGGGCCTGGTCCATTTCGCCCGCTTTGGGGATAAACACCAGGAAGGTGAAAATAACCGCCGGCAGCGCGCAGACCCCCAGCAGGATCAGCAGTTTGTGCAGGCTGGTGAGCATGCCGGTTTTGGTTTCCAGCAGTACATCCAGCTTTTTGAGCAGCGGCTTCAGTTTCTGGTTCATTCCGCTTCCTCCGATGCCGGTTTGGGCGGGGTGACCCGGATAACCAGGGAAAATGATTTAAGCCGGTTGCCGCCCACCTCGGTCTGGGTGGAACTGGTCAAATCAGCGCTGCTAAAATAGGGGGAGCGTTCCAGGGCCTGCATGTATTGGGCGATGGTGGGGTTGTCCAGGCCGATACCGGCCAGGTTGATGGTGGTGCCGGACATCCGCAGGGAGGTTAGCCACATCCGGGCGCTGGGAGTCAGGTTGCTGATCTCGTCCACGATTCGGACGGGCAACTGGGAGTCGGCGCGCAACTGGTCGATGGCGGCAATCTTGACCTCCAGCTCTTCACGCTTTCTTCTAAGGCCGTCGATTTCTCTTTGGATGGCGACATAAGAGGCCCGCTCCGCCTCCAGGTCGCTGATTCTCGCCTCCAGCCGGCCGGCCTGAAGGGCCATCACCAGGGTGATTCCGCCCAGAACAAGCAGCACAACCGCCAGGGCGCCGAAAAGGCCGAAAAACTCGTAGCGCCGGCGCAGTTTTTGCCTGATTTCCTTGATCGGCAGCAGGTTTATCTTAATCATGGTCTTCCCCTAAAACTCCACCGACCGGGTGGCCAGGCCGAAGGCCTGGCCCATTTCCGGGGCGGCGACCTGCAGGTACTCGGGGTCGATTTTTTTTGGGTCGTATTCAATTCTGGTGAAGGGATTGAATACGGTGCAGGGCAACTCGCACTGTTGGGCCAGGTAATCGGCCAGGCCGGTAAGCCTTGCGCTGCCGCCGCTGATCACGATCCGGCTGATGGGCTGGTCCTCGTTGCTGGAGAGGTAAAAAGCGATGGCCCGCTTGATCTCTTCGCTCCACTGCCGGCAGGTGTCTTGTACAATCTCCGCCGCTTTTTGCCGTGTTTCTTCCGAGGGAGCCGGCATTTTGCCGGTTTTCAGGGCCTCGGCCTCATCGAAGGAAAGACCCAGGGAGTTTTGCAGTTGAATGGTCAGGTCGCGGCCGCCCAGGGTGATGTCGCGGGTCAGGGCCGAACTGCCGCCACTGAGCAGGTTGATGTTCATTTTGCCGGCCCCGATGTCCACCAGGGCCACGTTTTCCGCTTGCTGCTGGTGGGCGTCGAAGGCGTTTTCCAGGGCAAAGGCGTCCACGTCCACCACCACCGCTTCCAGCCCCAGGCCGTCCAGCAGTTCCAGGTAGCCGTCCACCAGCTCCTTTTTGGCCGCCACCAGCATCAC
This window encodes:
- a CDS encoding PilN domain-containing protein, which gives rise to MIKINLLPIKEIRQKLRRRYEFFGLFGALAVVLLVLGGITLVMALQAGRLEARISDLEAERASYVAIQREIDGLRRKREELEVKIAAIDQLRADSQLPVRIVDEISNLTPSARMWLTSLRMSGTTINLAGIGLDNPTIAQYMQALERSPYFSSADLTSSTQTEVGGNRLKSFSLVIRVTPPKPASEEAE
- a CDS encoding Ig-like domain-containing protein codes for the protein MLNMAKTAGYGVLLLLLLFIFSACAENKNDDDNDIDNGEFADVGSITLLASSPELPSASTQPVTLDAIVYDTGNVLMQGVTVSFSIVDGYSGSLAVVNATTDEAGRAQALLSTPGDKSNREIQVRARAGTVSDTVSVMVTGTEITLLTAPGTATHNSTIQLEVALRDSAGAGIQGITLAAESAAENDIAEIAPTNASGRTTIAITVTNDVEDTITISGAGTAVTHTFQVTPDIFVFIAPTAADGEEWPELELDETYEVTLQWTHSGAPVAGEEINFHSARGSLLPPTATTDAEGKATVNLTATGADGAGLAKISAEHQTQQATTEVLFVATVADSMTLQADPAIIAPGEQSEIVATVRDPLNNLVKNKTVKFSLADNTSGVIDPISAITDRYGRARTTYYAGDSSSALDEAVEITAQVSDAPAVNKTVTVTVGGAPLFITLGTSNVIGEYGELSYALPYGVLVTDSAGGPVAGAKVTLSIWPTHYYKGFYTWGGSYWVPTTTAICENEDVNRDGIEDAGEDQNNSGNLTPGNVVTLSNEAGTATTVEVITGDDGFGHFDIRYFRELGHWIRVELTARAMVAGSEGKRSRYFRLPMLADDLNDSGINPPGNPSPFGESGSCFDTL
- a CDS encoding type II secretion system protein GspD, producing the protein MRALKIMPTILGIIALTLGLAACSPVASDPSERDAAPLAPTVEQETTDQLPARYQRPAYAFRTQDARLQLGVEDEPEVRVPVGADISSSVGPVPLREILRKLAGLRGMNISWASDVDQHVPVDVDIRANDDFYQAINNLLRQVDYFHEVDNNTIVVRYQETRAFHVAMPFMRSTYSTGVGGDVLGAGGIGGGSGALVGNIQLTSDGNEFDIWENIRKNLDQILEIWDETVQTTPAPGTNGEVTTTRRRDVKGAKGYYAIDKPIGLITVNAPRPLVNKIEEYLDNLKSRLFRQISIEAKIVEVNLDEQHKSGIDWRGVLSGKHLNFELFGPEGIIYPWDAAGGGVTQATIGPNPFQVLLDAIETQGAADVLANPKISVMNGQPALITVGETFRYISQVETTTDTGGGISTSVTTDTVMSGLGLAVLPTITDQNEIVLSLTPVTSSLTQPMQERTFQGMTVQLPQINIRELNSVVKVRDGDTLMIGGLIDNVQDSTSHRVPILGNIPILGKLFSHETKTSRKRELVILLQPTII
- a CDS encoding type 4a pilus biogenesis protein PilO, with amino-acid sequence MNQKLKPLLKKLDVLLETKTGMLTSLHKLLILLGVCALPAVIFTFLVFIPKAGEMDQARNRIQNLESEITRLARVAREIDQHREDTRQVELRLEELSLLLPEEKEIPLLLTSISNLGTHSGLDFLLFRPQSEVRHQFYAEIPLSISVRGPYHNVGTFLDRISKLPRIVTVQDINMSSPTRTGNRMYLTTNITLLTYRFIEPETAPPPPARSRRR
- the pilM gene encoding type IV pilus assembly protein PilM produces the protein MALTLPNLKKISLSSLGRLTLPGGGRSALALGLDIGSHAVKVCELHRLTDGYRLLTLGSALIPPEATEDGALLDAEAVAGVLSPLLANLKSKNRKVAISVSGYSVIVKKINLQVMSTEELEKHIIEEAEQYIPFDIDDVYLDFHDLQTNREGDENTDVMLVAAKKELVDGYLELLDGLGLEAVVVDVDAFALENAFDAHQQQAENVALVDIGAGKMNINLLSGGSSALTRDITLGGRDLTIQLQNSLGLSFDEAEALKTGKMPAPSEETRQKAAEIVQDTCRQWSEEIKRAIAFYLSSNEDQPISRIVISGGSARLTGLADYLAQQCELPCTVFNPFTRIEYDPKKIDPEYLQVAAPEMGQAFGLATRSVEF
- a CDS encoding secretin and TonB N-terminal domain-containing protein, whose protein sequence is MTPIPRHIKAIVLVLLLGGLLGGHQAGATAATAGYVVDAITLEPKDDAIMLRISGSSAPTFTSYLLFDPPRVVIDIADADWAEGLVTPPGLPQGELQELRRRSLEPQNIIRLEAILSSTLDYRTTADHHDILLTLATPPRVMTAGKAKPAPAVEEEISKTIPAPKIKQPPAPKPDDPAAAILADLKKAQPPLETAEPVVPRIPSLEFHTRPRVEPKPETPAYDLADLAIGVAMEEPPVLAPEPDDEQMRVNVEFFKTDLHNVFRFFAQATGRNVVVDEAVRGQLTLTLKDVPWDFALNIILNLKDLQKEERHNTIVISPRAKEFVWPEREDDTVAPQQLQVRAAPQITVQQRIELPPEQIRARRLIRQATELDETGNHDGALTVYETALELWPENSLLAERIATIYLVKLGNNARSLHFARMALRHDETNDRAALVAAIAAANMQRGADAKEFFDQSISQPQPSAEALISYAAFAEEHDSPNGALALLQRYKQLFGDDLDTMIAKARLFDRTGAVQQAREQYRAILHSGFELPQDLQRFIRSRIADTGE